Proteins from one Oscillatoria sp. FACHB-1407 genomic window:
- a CDS encoding DUF4231 domain-containing protein: MTSDTPTTSPRNPTLEDAWDRYSRYDFNASKAQKRFFQQRKLILILGVAATTLAIIYTVLETRTANGIPWLPESINTFLSDQFLPALHVLVVLVPILSTALIAYSLRFNMGVNWISLRGSAEALKKEIYLYRMRVGEYSPTMLGSESRDVHLARRAKIINKRLMETQVNQTGLEAYKGKLPPQYSTAEGDDGFSDMTAEQYLLWRIEDQFNYYQRKSVKFTRELQRFQLMIILLGGVGTALAAFNLEIWVAISGALATAFATFLEFKGVETTIVACNTAAADLYDVRTWWRALSDDAKQLSNNVETLVHSAEAIVQSENAGWVQEMRDALAEIYSGDKEEVSKKEAFAPVLGKDYVPEHAISSEATQSDGFQDGSEMAFSTTADAPSDTMSTDMPVDGTTDASITDIPAGEVPADFTSDGSVAGDEMPADPLMADMSVPPADPDPFGEPPAEPVVHEEFMADTPVDPYMDASVDSSDSSMESTTDAPIDAATDDPSVYGSLGVAVDSPEDTLVDGSFDTSADSSVVSPVEMPLDAPIELALEEPIATVPLAEETTPSAEPTSTDASADEQPSDNPQEDEPSMTTVI; this comes from the coding sequence ATGACATCCGACACTCCAACGACTTCCCCTCGTAACCCCACCCTTGAAGATGCCTGGGACCGTTACAGTCGATACGACTTCAACGCCAGCAAAGCTCAAAAGCGATTTTTTCAACAGCGCAAGCTGATTTTAATCCTGGGAGTTGCAGCGACGACTCTAGCCATTATTTACACCGTTTTAGAAACTAGAACCGCAAATGGCATTCCCTGGTTGCCTGAGTCCATCAACACATTTTTGAGTGATCAGTTTTTGCCCGCCTTGCATGTGCTGGTTGTCCTCGTTCCCATTCTCTCGACTGCACTGATCGCCTACTCCCTGCGGTTTAACATGGGGGTTAACTGGATTTCGCTGCGGGGTAGTGCAGAGGCACTGAAAAAAGAAATCTACCTCTATCGGATGCGCGTCGGCGAATATAGCCCGACTATGCTGGGTAGTGAGTCACGCGATGTGCATCTTGCCCGTAGGGCAAAAATCATTAACAAACGTCTGATGGAGACTCAGGTCAATCAGACGGGGTTAGAGGCATACAAAGGCAAACTGCCACCCCAATACAGCACGGCTGAGGGGGATGATGGCTTTAGCGATATGACAGCAGAGCAATACTTGCTGTGGCGCATTGAGGATCAGTTCAACTACTACCAACGCAAGTCAGTCAAATTCACGCGCGAGTTGCAGCGGTTTCAACTGATGATCATTTTGTTGGGGGGCGTAGGTACAGCATTAGCTGCCTTCAACCTGGAGATTTGGGTTGCTATTAGTGGAGCATTAGCAACCGCATTCGCTACCTTTTTAGAGTTTAAGGGGGTTGAAACAACCATCGTCGCCTGTAACACAGCAGCGGCAGATTTATACGATGTGCGGACGTGGTGGCGTGCCCTCTCAGACGATGCTAAACAGTTATCAAACAACGTTGAGACACTGGTTCACAGTGCAGAGGCGATCGTCCAGAGTGAGAATGCAGGCTGGGTGCAAGAGATGCGCGATGCTCTGGCTGAGATCTACAGTGGCGACAAAGAAGAAGTCTCTAAGAAGGAAGCCTTTGCCCCGGTTCTGGGCAAGGATTATGTCCCTGAGCACGCCATCAGCAGCGAGGCAACGCAATCTGACGGGTTCCAGGATGGATCAGAGATGGCATTCAGCACCACTGCTGATGCACCCTCTGACACGATGTCAACTGATATGCCAGTTGATGGCACAACAGACGCTTCCATAACAGACATTCCTGCTGGGGAGGTTCCTGCTGACTTCACCAGTGACGGGAGTGTTGCTGGGGATGAGATGCCTGCTGATCCACTGATGGCAGATATGTCCGTTCCTCCGGCTGACCCAGACCCGTTTGGAGAGCCTCCTGCTGAGCCTGTCGTACACGAGGAATTCATGGCAGACACTCCAGTAGATCCCTATATGGATGCCTCAGTTGACTCTTCTGACTCATCTATGGAATCAACCACTGATGCCCCTATCGATGCTGCTACGGATGATCCCTCTGTGTATGGGTCATTGGGTGTGGCTGTAGATTCTCCAGAGGATACCCTAGTGGATGGCTCGTTCGACACCTCAGCAGATAGCTCCGTTGTGAGTCCCGTCGAGATGCCTTTGGATGCTCCGATTGAGCTAGCCCTGGAAGAACCGATTGCAACCGTGCCTCTTGCAGAAGAAACAACACCCTCCGCTGAACCAACCAGCACAGACGCTTCTGCTGACGAGCAACCCTCGGACAACCCCCAGGAAGATGAACCCTCGATGACAACCGTGATTTAG
- a CDS encoding DUF4231 domain-containing protein produces MSDDSRTESPVAPSMSTAPLDTTSLSTDSIPSASDRPSRSAPSSAPESKANKSKSYTEQLKEDFEKIFDSLNLDSPDGRKASLNKAFLKSRWLDQILWMEAKSAQCRNRHFRLRLITIIGGVIVPILVTFNVDNQRLQDAIKQATIVISGAVAVTAAIEEFFQYGKRWYNYRRSAESLKAQGWHFFQLSGPYRTYPSHHEAFQAFAENIEEIIQHDVETYVTQNQQNKQGQGQQSSQENSDGDQAVI; encoded by the coding sequence ATGTCAGACGACAGTCGTACTGAATCTCCGGTTGCACCCTCAATGAGTACTGCTCCTCTGGACACTACCTCCCTGTCTACTGATTCCATTCCGTCTGCTTCAGATCGCCCCTCTAGATCAGCACCGTCTAGTGCTCCTGAGTCGAAAGCCAATAAATCTAAGAGCTATACTGAGCAGCTCAAAGAAGATTTCGAGAAGATTTTTGATTCGCTCAACTTAGACAGTCCTGATGGCAGAAAAGCCTCACTCAATAAAGCTTTTCTAAAATCGCGCTGGCTCGATCAGATTTTATGGATGGAAGCGAAGTCAGCTCAATGTCGCAATCGCCACTTTCGGTTGCGATTGATCACAATCATCGGAGGGGTAATCGTACCCATTTTGGTGACGTTTAACGTAGACAATCAACGTCTTCAAGATGCGATCAAACAAGCCACAATCGTCATTAGTGGTGCGGTTGCTGTCACAGCAGCGATCGAGGAGTTTTTTCAATATGGCAAACGCTGGTACAACTATCGCCGTTCAGCGGAGTCCTTAAAAGCTCAGGGTTGGCATTTTTTTCAACTGAGTGGACCCTATCGCACCTACCCCAGCCATCATGAGGCGTTTCAAGCCTTCGCTGAAAACATCGAGGAGATTATTCAGCACGATGTTGAAACCTATGTCACACAAAATCAGCAAAACAAACAGGGACAGGGGCAGCAATCCTCTCAGGAAAACAGCGATGGCGATCAAGCTGTCATCTAA
- a CDS encoding ChaN family lipoprotein has protein sequence MGSVKAIQCCAWFLGMWLLTCPALAQPVDRPSVEQPTIVNPARSPQAQDVQAVFNDLATATVVYLGETHDSAADHAAQLQIIQELHRRNPRLAIGLEMFQRPFQSAIDRYLQGEISELELRQQTQYDRRWGFPWANYAPILRYAKEHQLPVLALNTPAEVSRRVAQKGFDALSQSDRQWIPPESEIRTDSNAINDGYRQFLRPLYDDFHQMEGSSNSFEVFFLAQVLWDETMAEGVANFVRDNPDHQVVVLAGQGHIVYGYGIPSRVARRVQGVQEFGQRLLLLNPSDEMQSETEGAMQSASSGAIADYFWFSP, from the coding sequence ATGGGTTCTGTTAAAGCAATTCAATGCTGTGCCTGGTTTTTGGGGATGTGGCTGTTGACCTGTCCTGCATTGGCTCAACCCGTTGATCGCCCCAGTGTTGAGCAGCCTACGATTGTCAATCCAGCGCGATCGCCCCAAGCTCAAGATGTGCAAGCAGTTTTCAATGATCTGGCTACAGCAACGGTGGTTTATCTGGGGGAAACCCATGACAGTGCAGCGGATCATGCGGCACAACTCCAAATCATCCAGGAATTGCATCGGCGTAATCCGCGTCTGGCGATTGGTCTGGAGATGTTTCAGCGTCCGTTTCAATCTGCGATCGATCGCTACTTGCAGGGCGAGATCAGCGAACTGGAACTGCGACAACAAACCCAATACGATCGCCGTTGGGGCTTTCCCTGGGCAAACTATGCGCCGATTTTGCGCTATGCCAAAGAACACCAACTGCCCGTGCTTGCACTGAATACCCCAGCAGAGGTGAGTCGGCGGGTAGCTCAAAAGGGGTTTGATGCGCTGAGTCAGAGCGATCGCCAGTGGATTCCTCCGGAGTCCGAGATTCGCACCGACAGCAACGCCATTAATGATGGTTATCGTCAGTTTTTGCGCCCGTTGTATGACGACTTCCATCAAATGGAAGGCTCCAGCAATAGCTTTGAAGTCTTCTTCTTAGCACAGGTGTTGTGGGATGAAACGATGGCGGAGGGAGTTGCTAATTTTGTTCGGGATAACCCAGACCATCAAGTAGTCGTGCTGGCAGGTCAGGGTCACATCGTGTATGGCTATGGCATTCCCAGTCGGGTGGCGCGTCGGGTGCAGGGAGTTCAAGAGTTTGGGCAGCGATTGCTGTTATTGAATCCGTCTGATGAGATGCAGTCTGAGACAGAAGGGGCGATGCAAAGTGCTTCGAGTGGGGCGATCGCCGACTATTTTTGGTTTAGCCCCTAA
- a CDS encoding ABC-ATPase domain-containing protein, with amino-acid sequence MTTSQALHQQLIQLDQRGYKAYKQIQGTYYFSGFTLFIDYVQGDPFASPSRLRVQVPQSNRDGSTGASFPANLYSSRCREIALRDYLTRQFDRIARTLREKWGSGNSGLIAIASTGQQVLERTSVFVTSDWVEARFVVGLPARGRQILGREAAALLCEDLPQIVERSLRYSSLNQPELQHHIEVVEDTDWLREQLATQGLVAFIPDGAILPRQSGVDDRPLAHHASPFQSPETLRVQFERPNQGQITGMGIPVGITLIVGGGYHGKSTLLRAIALGVYNHIPGDGREWLVTNSTAVKIRAEDGRSVVGVNISPFINHLPQGRSTTDFSTANASGSTSQAANIMEALEVGAKVLLVDEDTSATNFMIRDRRMQALITKDREPITPFIDKIRQLYHEYGVSTILVMGGSGDYFDVADTVIAMSEFQPQEMTAQARAIAAQFVTHRTAEGGDRFGALTSRIPITGSLDDSDCGYSTRERASQRSPRLKVREGDELVLGAEAIDVSAIEQLIDAAQLRAIGTAIAYLQQDYLNGRHSLTELIDIVMQDIAVSQWEGVAPFPSGDLATFRPLELAAVLNRMRSLGVKVSRE; translated from the coding sequence ATGACTACTTCCCAGGCATTACATCAACAACTGATCCAGCTTGATCAGCGCGGTTATAAGGCGTACAAGCAAATTCAGGGCACCTATTACTTTTCAGGTTTCACCTTATTCATCGATTACGTTCAAGGCGATCCCTTTGCGTCTCCCAGTCGGTTGCGAGTACAGGTGCCCCAGAGTAATCGGGATGGCTCCACTGGGGCGAGTTTTCCAGCTAATCTATATAGCTCCCGCTGTCGAGAGATCGCGCTTAGAGATTACTTGACTCGCCAGTTTGACCGGATAGCCAGAACTCTGCGAGAGAAATGGGGAAGTGGTAACAGCGGACTGATCGCGATCGCCTCGACAGGGCAACAGGTGTTAGAGCGAACCTCGGTTTTTGTGACGTCCGATTGGGTAGAAGCTCGATTTGTGGTCGGTTTACCAGCGCGTGGTCGGCAAATTTTGGGGCGAGAGGCGGCAGCGCTACTGTGTGAGGACTTGCCTCAGATTGTGGAGCGATCGCTGAGATACTCCAGTCTCAATCAGCCAGAGCTACAGCACCACATTGAGGTGGTTGAGGATACAGACTGGCTGCGGGAGCAATTAGCAACTCAGGGGTTAGTGGCTTTTATTCCGGATGGAGCAATTTTGCCACGCCAGAGCGGTGTGGACGATCGCCCCCTAGCTCACCATGCGAGTCCCTTTCAGTCTCCAGAGACGTTGCGTGTCCAGTTTGAACGACCTAACCAGGGTCAGATCACAGGCATGGGCATCCCTGTTGGCATTACCTTGATTGTCGGTGGGGGGTATCACGGTAAATCAACGTTGCTGCGAGCGATCGCGCTGGGCGTTTACAACCACATTCCAGGAGACGGTCGGGAGTGGCTCGTGACAAATTCCACTGCTGTCAAAATTCGGGCTGAAGATGGGCGATCGGTGGTAGGAGTGAATATCTCCCCATTCATTAACCATCTGCCGCAGGGACGCTCTACCACAGATTTCTCGACAGCCAATGCCAGCGGGAGCACGTCGCAAGCTGCCAACATTATGGAGGCACTGGAGGTTGGCGCGAAGGTATTGCTGGTGGATGAAGACACCTCCGCCACCAATTTTATGATTCGCGATCGCCGGATGCAGGCATTGATAACCAAAGACCGAGAACCCATTACACCGTTTATCGATAAAATTCGGCAGTTGTATCACGAGTACGGAGTATCGACGATTTTGGTGATGGGCGGTAGCGGCGACTACTTTGATGTGGCAGATACGGTGATTGCCATGTCAGAGTTTCAGCCGCAGGAGATGACAGCACAGGCACGGGCGATCGCGGCTCAGTTTGTGACCCATCGCACGGCAGAGGGAGGCGATCGCTTTGGTGCGTTAACGTCACGCATTCCGATCACTGGTTCCTTGGATGACTCAGATTGCGGTTATTCCACCAGAGAAAGGGCTTCTCAGCGTAGCCCCCGCCTGAAGGTGCGTGAGGGAGACGAGTTGGTATTGGGGGCAGAAGCCATTGATGTCTCTGCAATTGAACAACTGATCGATGCTGCCCAGTTGCGGGCAATCGGGACGGCGATCGCCTATCTGCAACAGGATTACCTGAATGGTCGTCACTCCCTGACTGAACTGATCGATATCGTGATGCAGGACATTGCTGTGAGTCAGTGGGAAGGAGTCGCCCCCTTTCCATCTGGCGATTTGGCAACATTTCGTCCCCTGGAATTGGCGGCGGTTTTAAATCGGATGCGATCGCTGGGAGTGAAGGTCAGTAGAGAGTAG